One Halolamina litorea genomic window carries:
- a CDS encoding DUF7115 domain-containing protein, with translation MTLPETLTQYLDGEEPVAEVTLGGDDRLVVTPTRTLVYRAEGLLSDETVEEFAHDAERISLSTGRRKAKLTIDYGLDGEETLALPKDKLDAVLHPLLAGVLDAHGITDPGETVKRTFRFSELTLIVTDRRVVKHIGQAVWDEEHEEYAFENVTDLEFEPGNVATSVVLTHDGRQERFKAPNDEARAVEAAITDALLSYHDVRDVAELRAQTEADEEADAESTESNSPFGEGPDLFGDTGTDADDGDASDDAEAPSDGTANNTTDRIIEQVAQEASRATDTSAADAETAATATDPGIDDLAAEIDDLRSVIETQQAELERQNDLIEQLIEELRQGR, from the coding sequence ATGACCCTGCCGGAGACCCTCACGCAGTACCTCGACGGCGAGGAGCCGGTCGCGGAGGTCACACTGGGTGGCGACGACCGCCTCGTGGTCACGCCCACCCGGACGCTGGTCTACCGCGCTGAAGGGCTGCTCTCCGACGAAACCGTCGAGGAGTTCGCCCACGACGCCGAACGCATCTCCCTCTCGACGGGTCGCCGCAAGGCCAAACTCACCATCGACTACGGCCTCGACGGCGAGGAGACGCTCGCGCTCCCGAAGGACAAACTCGACGCGGTACTCCACCCGCTGCTCGCCGGCGTCCTCGACGCCCACGGGATCACCGACCCCGGCGAGACGGTCAAGCGAACGTTCCGCTTCTCTGAGCTCACCCTCATCGTCACCGACAGACGTGTGGTCAAACACATCGGCCAGGCCGTCTGGGACGAGGAACACGAGGAGTACGCCTTCGAGAACGTGACCGACCTTGAGTTCGAACCCGGCAACGTCGCCACCAGCGTCGTCCTCACCCACGACGGCCGCCAGGAGCGGTTCAAAGCACCGAACGACGAGGCTCGAGCGGTCGAGGCCGCCATCACCGACGCGCTGCTCTCCTACCACGACGTTCGGGACGTGGCGGAACTCAGGGCACAGACGGAAGCCGACGAGGAGGCCGACGCCGAATCGACGGAGTCCAACTCTCCGTTCGGGGAGGGCCCAGACCTGTTCGGCGATACCGGAACCGACGCCGACGACGGCGACGCCAGCGACGACGCCGAAGCCCCATCGGACGGAACGGCCAACAACACCACCGACCGGATCATCGAGCAGGTAGCCCAGGAAGCCAGCCGCGCGACCGACACGTCGGCTGCTGACGCCGAGACGGCGGCGACCGCCACCGACCCCGGTATCGATGACCTCGCCGCGGAGATCGACGACCTCCGGAGCGTCATCGAGACACAGCAGGCAGAACTCGAACGGCAGAACGACCTGATCGAGCAGTTGATCGAGGAGCTCCGACAGGGCCGCTGA
- a CDS encoding SDR family oxidoreductase, which produces MHVLILGCGYVGRELGRQLLDAGHTVTGVVRSESSADAVEAAGVSAVQADLTDPKAVGSLPDADALVFAASAGRGSVERARSLYVDGLGAVVTEFTGRDQLPERLLFTSTTGVYGDHDGDWVDESTPVAPERPKAAVIAEAEALVHRSEFDSTVARFAGLYGPGRYRIESYLDSVTAGWRNSVHRDDAAGALAWFLTEDVARGETVLVSDGTPVDRWAFADWLAEQCGEPEPEKLTVEERLAGVSGSSGLRVASQKRCRNDRLLELGYEPTFPSVYEGYEPAIDAYRRNEEP; this is translated from the coding sequence ATGCACGTCCTGATACTCGGCTGTGGCTACGTCGGCCGGGAACTCGGACGGCAGTTGCTCGACGCGGGACACACCGTCACCGGCGTCGTCCGCTCGGAGTCGAGTGCCGACGCCGTCGAGGCTGCTGGCGTCAGCGCGGTTCAGGCTGATCTGACCGACCCGAAAGCAGTGGGGTCGCTCCCCGACGCGGACGCGCTGGTCTTCGCCGCATCGGCGGGCCGCGGGAGCGTCGAAAGGGCGCGTTCGCTCTACGTCGACGGCCTCGGCGCCGTCGTCACCGAGTTCACGGGGCGCGATCAGTTGCCCGAACGGCTGCTGTTCACCTCCACGACCGGCGTCTACGGCGACCACGACGGTGACTGGGTGGACGAATCGACGCCGGTCGCCCCGGAGCGACCCAAAGCCGCGGTGATCGCTGAGGCCGAGGCGCTCGTCCACCGGAGCGAGTTCGATAGCACCGTGGCGCGCTTCGCCGGGCTCTACGGCCCGGGTCGCTACCGGATCGAGTCGTACCTCGACTCGGTGACGGCGGGCTGGCGGAACTCGGTCCACCGCGACGACGCCGCCGGCGCGCTGGCGTGGTTCCTGACCGAAGACGTCGCCCGCGGGGAGACCGTCCTCGTGAGCGACGGCACGCCCGTCGACCGCTGGGCGTTCGCCGACTGGCTGGCCGAGCAGTGTGGCGAGCCGGAACCGGAGAAACTGACCGTCGAAGAGCGACTTGCGGGCGTCTCCGGATCGTCGGGGCTGCGCGTCGCCAGTCAGAAACGATGCCGGAACGACCGGCTGTTGGAACTGGGGTACGAGCCGACGTTCCCGTCCGTCTACGAGGGGTACGAGCCGGCTATCGACGCCTACCGGCGTAACGAGGAGCCGTAA
- a CDS encoding DUF5791 family protein produces MLHDVAEAGEELSPSALRATYFAELAAVVAELGVDTVVGATGLDRDTVAALADGDEPELTLEEAAAVLALEDGAPDAESIAWEARDHVLMGMSAAVVDVDTIARETDLDLDGKEIQQLIEGRLPATLAQFAAVQAYVDARR; encoded by the coding sequence ATGTTGCACGACGTAGCCGAGGCCGGCGAGGAGCTGTCGCCGTCGGCGCTCCGGGCGACGTACTTCGCGGAACTGGCGGCGGTCGTCGCGGAACTGGGCGTCGACACCGTCGTCGGTGCCACGGGGCTCGACCGGGACACGGTGGCGGCGCTCGCCGACGGTGATGAACCGGAGCTCACCCTCGAAGAGGCGGCCGCGGTGCTCGCACTCGAGGACGGCGCGCCGGACGCCGAATCGATCGCGTGGGAGGCCCGCGATCACGTCCTGATGGGGATGTCGGCGGCGGTCGTCGACGTCGACACCATCGCTCGCGAGACGGATCTCGACCTCGACGGCAAGGAGATACAGCAACTGATCGAAGGGCGGCTGCCGGCGACCCTCGCCCAGTTCGCCGCTGTCCAAGCGTACGTCGACGCCCGACGCTGA
- a CDS encoding DUF7286 family protein translates to MSFCDDRRGRVPFALIGVLVLLGASVYATGVADRSAPSVERPAGAAMDDVSRDTRPALRAAVRTAARESALEPVTAPADTPAGRAVNESAPFADALRLRIAAEAREALSGITRRRNGVTATAGLPAIDGATESFRRAKRGVDVRPTDGGASMVVTLRNVTIRAHNDGRVVAERRQNVSLTVATPTLALHRRTERYERRLNRGAIAGPGLARGLTGRLTAITMARAYGRYGGAPIQNVLGNRHVALSTNAALLAQQRAAFGRADPDGERAVGVATVRVGVLDVLGGRHGAAADWTKTLLDPGAVGTDTDPAAESGFDPRPPDAPPITAEPVAAADEAFLASEQPDTAGSYRVRARLRTEVLNRSSEPRTPARLENWTLLTERTSERTRVTVVAHPSTRTGATVETVRKVTTRHTIERRWYRNGTFRTTTDEWDETVHVAVHVGAMYAPDDTALDRRTEPLFERGGALDGPNLVGARRRAAEALVEANGGIDAIAETVARAGGNGRSLEHSRTVTGARPDGLDAWITADLRGLRQRVANVSVSVPRRAVAVGEANAPALLAERLRVRRTALLDAPESYDGVADRARVAARAAFLDRVLASLEDRAANTRGRNVDYREELPGRVTGSLSELIALGREGADDVPPVGTHQRGQSGDDGLSMTPDGSPAYLTLEPVDHERVPSVPAGESAHPLTARTTNWVAMPYGDVADGLVDTLFGGGDRQVSLGTAAATLIAANRTAPAGTQTNGSAVLAGTREELVVAVRRSTLDAERAACDAALEGTAIERDRCRAAVVDTRSRWSTLGHRAQAMANGSYAAAFADSLAAGGVDAATADEAAVRVRVRLRELDAERETSVPAATTNRTASATQRLAERLVRQQASALTENASRRAMRRLTGASRLPAGVPVAPPPYPWIATANAWSVTVRGEYGRFAVRAAGTGPDGSGGVVRYVRDGSTVRFDADGDGEAEVLGRNERVSFDASTTVVAVVPSGPPGVGDVDGNRDEQSPGWPCPGVEHGDACEDGNQPE, encoded by the coding sequence GTGAGCTTCTGTGACGACCGACGCGGCCGGGTCCCTTTCGCGCTGATCGGCGTGTTGGTGCTGCTCGGCGCCTCGGTATACGCGACGGGCGTCGCCGACCGTTCGGCGCCGTCGGTCGAACGACCCGCCGGAGCGGCGATGGACGACGTGAGCCGTGATACCCGTCCGGCACTACGGGCCGCAGTCCGTACCGCCGCCCGGGAATCCGCTCTCGAACCGGTGACCGCGCCGGCCGATACGCCGGCCGGCCGGGCAGTGAACGAGTCAGCGCCCTTCGCCGACGCGCTTCGACTCAGGATCGCCGCAGAGGCTCGCGAGGCCCTCTCGGGGATCACCCGCCGGCGGAACGGAGTCACCGCAACGGCGGGGCTTCCCGCGATCGATGGCGCGACTGAGTCGTTCCGGCGGGCCAAACGCGGGGTCGACGTGCGACCGACAGACGGCGGAGCGTCGATGGTCGTCACGCTCCGGAACGTCACGATACGGGCCCACAACGACGGCCGAGTCGTCGCCGAACGGCGCCAAAACGTCAGTCTGACCGTCGCCACACCGACGCTGGCGCTCCACCGGCGAACCGAACGGTACGAGAGACGGCTGAACCGTGGCGCGATCGCCGGACCAGGGCTCGCACGAGGGCTGACCGGGCGGCTGACGGCGATAACGATGGCGCGAGCCTACGGGCGCTACGGCGGGGCGCCGATACAGAACGTGCTCGGGAACCGCCACGTGGCGCTCTCGACGAACGCCGCACTCCTCGCCCAACAGCGGGCAGCGTTCGGCCGCGCCGACCCCGACGGGGAACGGGCCGTCGGCGTGGCGACAGTCCGGGTCGGCGTGCTCGACGTGCTCGGCGGCCGCCACGGTGCTGCCGCCGACTGGACGAAGACGCTCCTCGACCCGGGCGCCGTCGGAACCGATACGGACCCGGCGGCGGAGAGCGGGTTCGACCCCCGACCACCGGATGCGCCGCCGATCACCGCCGAACCAGTTGCCGCGGCCGACGAGGCGTTCCTCGCGAGCGAGCAACCGGACACCGCCGGGAGTTACCGCGTCCGTGCCCGACTTCGGACGGAGGTTCTGAACCGTTCGAGCGAACCCCGGACGCCCGCAAGGCTGGAAAACTGGACGCTCCTGACCGAACGGACGAGCGAGCGGACGAGAGTCACCGTCGTCGCCCATCCCTCGACACGCACCGGCGCGACCGTCGAGACGGTGCGCAAGGTGACGACCCGTCACACCATCGAGCGGCGCTGGTACCGCAACGGGACGTTCCGGACGACGACCGACGAGTGGGACGAGACTGTCCACGTGGCCGTGCATGTCGGGGCAATGTACGCGCCCGACGACACGGCACTGGACCGGCGGACGGAACCGCTGTTCGAGCGCGGCGGCGCTCTCGACGGCCCGAACCTCGTCGGTGCTCGCCGGCGTGCAGCAGAGGCGCTGGTCGAAGCGAACGGCGGCATCGACGCCATCGCAGAAACCGTCGCTCGGGCGGGCGGCAATGGGCGTTCCCTCGAACACTCGCGGACCGTCACCGGGGCGCGGCCCGACGGTCTCGACGCGTGGATCACCGCGGACCTTCGGGGGCTCCGCCAGCGGGTCGCGAACGTCTCGGTCTCGGTGCCGCGCCGGGCGGTCGCCGTCGGCGAGGCGAACGCACCTGCGCTGTTGGCAGAACGACTGCGGGTGCGCCGGACGGCGCTACTCGACGCCCCGGAGAGTTACGACGGCGTCGCCGACCGAGCACGAGTCGCCGCGCGGGCAGCGTTCCTCGACCGCGTCCTCGCGTCGCTGGAGGACCGAGCCGCGAACACGCGCGGTCGGAACGTCGACTACCGCGAGGAACTCCCCGGTCGGGTCACAGGGTCGCTCTCGGAACTGATCGCCCTCGGCCGGGAGGGGGCGGACGACGTGCCACCCGTCGGAACGCACCAGCGCGGGCAAAGCGGTGACGACGGCCTCTCGATGACGCCTGACGGCTCGCCAGCCTACCTCACCCTCGAACCGGTCGACCACGAACGGGTGCCGAGCGTCCCGGCCGGCGAGTCGGCGCACCCGCTCACGGCACGGACGACGAACTGGGTCGCCATGCCGTACGGCGACGTTGCCGACGGCCTCGTGGACACGCTGTTCGGGGGCGGCGATCGACAGGTGAGCCTCGGCACTGCGGCGGCGACCTTGATCGCGGCGAACCGGACTGCGCCGGCCGGCACGCAGACGAACGGGTCGGCGGTACTGGCTGGCACCCGTGAGGAACTCGTTGTCGCAGTCCGCCGGTCGACGTTGGACGCGGAACGGGCAGCCTGTGACGCCGCCCTGGAGGGCACAGCGATCGAACGGGACCGTTGTCGGGCGGCAGTCGTCGACACCCGAAGCCGCTGGTCGACGCTGGGCCACCGGGCGCAGGCGATGGCGAACGGGAGCTACGCCGCCGCGTTCGCCGATTCCTTGGCGGCTGGGGGCGTCGACGCCGCGACGGCCGACGAAGCGGCAGTCCGTGTGCGGGTCCGGCTCCGCGAACTCGACGCCGAGCGGGAGACGAGCGTGCCCGCCGCGACCACCAACCGAACCGCGTCGGCGACACAGCGGCTGGCCGAACGACTGGTTCGCCAGCAGGCGAGTGCACTGACGGAGAACGCCAGCCGGCGTGCGATGCGACGGCTCACTGGGGCGTCCCGGCTGCCGGCCGGCGTCCCGGTCGCACCGCCGCCGTACCCTTGGATCGCGACCGCGAACGCCTGGAGCGTCACCGTCCGCGGGGAGTACGGGCGGTTCGCTGTGCGAGCGGCGGGCACCGGCCCGGACGGGAGTGGGGGCGTGGTTCGCTACGTCCGGGACGGATCGACGGTTCGCTTCGACGCCGACGGCGACGGCGAGGCGGAGGTCCTCGGCAGGAACGAACGCGTATCGTTCGACGCATCGACGACGGTCGTCGCCGTCGTCCCGTCGGGACCGCCCGGCGTCGGCGACGTCGACGGGAACCGGGACGAACAGTCGCCCGGGTGGCCCTGTCCTGGCGTGGAGCACGGCGACGCCTGCGAGGACGGTAACCAGCCGGAGTAA
- a CDS encoding DUF7284 family protein, with protein sequence MTSAALDACLCLLLLSAAAVTVTSAPTPEAGPGDANRADAVAETLAATTAEVPYRLRPVPGSAGDDNPELRRVAHGTLVSLLADAAVRTVHVDGEALTGTSEGFAAAVRETVAEQLPPRTRVEVTWEPVPGGDVGRAFAVGPSPPPDADVYAATVFAPSGVDGLTDRETANQSPDAIGRAAAESLVAGLLPPEKGRLALAGDPPVDDLVRHRYQRVDEQYGVDTDEAIDRGATHAANRLIAAAMADRIAADLRGPGDSDEVTVRLELETVEISVRTWSP encoded by the coding sequence ATGACCAGCGCAGCGCTGGACGCCTGTCTGTGTCTGCTGTTGCTCAGCGCCGCCGCCGTCACCGTCACGAGCGCGCCAACGCCGGAGGCCGGCCCTGGCGACGCCAACCGTGCCGACGCAGTCGCCGAGACGCTGGCCGCGACGACTGCGGAGGTTCCGTACCGGCTGCGACCGGTTCCCGGATCGGCCGGCGACGACAACCCCGAGCTCCGCCGGGTCGCTCACGGCACACTCGTCTCGCTGTTGGCCGACGCCGCCGTTCGGACGGTTCACGTCGACGGCGAAGCGCTCACCGGGACGAGCGAGGGGTTCGCGGCGGCGGTTCGGGAGACTGTCGCCGAACAACTGCCGCCACGGACTCGTGTCGAGGTGACGTGGGAGCCGGTCCCGGGCGGTGACGTGGGCCGTGCGTTCGCGGTCGGACCGTCGCCGCCCCCGGACGCAGACGTGTACGCGGCGACCGTGTTCGCACCGAGTGGGGTCGATGGACTGACAGACCGAGAGACCGCGAACCAGTCCCCCGACGCGATCGGTCGTGCCGCGGCCGAGTCGCTGGTCGCCGGGCTCCTGCCGCCCGAGAAGGGGCGGCTGGCGCTTGCCGGTGACCCACCGGTAGACGACCTCGTGCGCCATCGCTACCAGCGGGTGGACGAGCAGTACGGCGTGGATACGGACGAAGCGATCGATCGAGGCGCCACTCACGCCGCGAACCGACTGATCGCGGCGGCGATGGCCGACAGGATCGCCGCAGACCTCCGTGGCCCGGGTGATTCAGACGAGGTGACCGTCAGGCTCGAACTGGAGACTGTCGAGATCTCCGTACGGACGTGGTCGCCGTGA
- a CDS encoding DUF7285 family protein — protein sequence MSPTAALVAVTAIGLGLSLYATAFAGAVPTTHRDVATPTLSAVHDVVAPAGVAAPGEVAPSTSVGPDGWELYVELRAGDRRWSAGPAPKPTAESRAADRRVPIRISPGQVRSGWLRVVIHR from the coding sequence GTGTCGCCGACGGCGGCGCTGGTCGCCGTCACGGCCATCGGCCTCGGACTCTCGCTGTACGCCACCGCCTTCGCCGGCGCCGTCCCGACGACCCACCGCGACGTAGCAACGCCGACGCTCTCGGCAGTTCACGATGTCGTCGCACCGGCTGGCGTCGCTGCCCCAGGAGAGGTAGCCCCCTCGACGAGTGTCGGGCCCGACGGGTGGGAACTCTACGTCGAACTGCGTGCCGGAGACCGACGGTGGAGTGCCGGGCCGGCACCGAAACCAACGGCCGAGTCACGGGCCGCAGACCGCCGCGTACCGATCCGGATCAGTCCCGGCCAGGTCAGGTCGGGGTGGCTTCGAGTGGTGATTCACCGATGA
- a CDS encoding DUF7283 family protein, with amino-acid sequence MLSFPTDSPALHAGLVLAAVAFIAVAGSLPARPAPDAGGVADTVDRVAVAEAPSITTHGHAADSVRLRPDGIALRNEGGTAHATFAFGPIVPVRDGPLRAVLAGTAPQTAFSDRDAFIAAVEAARNRDPRWVASEKITVTGVSWDGERFTLVGV; translated from the coding sequence GTGCTCTCTTTCCCGACCGACTCGCCGGCGCTCCACGCCGGCCTCGTGCTCGCTGCAGTCGCGTTCATCGCGGTCGCCGGGTCGCTCCCGGCCCGCCCCGCACCGGACGCCGGTGGCGTCGCCGACACCGTCGACCGCGTCGCCGTCGCGGAGGCACCGTCTATCACGACTCACGGACATGCAGCCGACAGCGTCAGGCTCCGACCCGACGGGATCGCGCTCCGGAACGAGGGCGGCACCGCGCACGCGACCTTCGCGTTCGGTCCCATCGTGCCCGTTCGAGACGGACCACTCCGGGCGGTGCTCGCAGGAACTGCACCCCAGACCGCCTTCTCCGACCGTGACGCGTTCATCGCCGCGGTCGAGGCAGCACGGAACCGCGATCCACGGTGGGTCGCGTCCGAGAAAATCACCGTTACGGGGGTGAGTTGGGATGGGGAGCGCTTTACCCTCGTCGGCGTCTGA
- a CDS encoding type II secretion system F family protein has product MDQRDVERVVVRVAASWPRGPEPPSDLVEACDRLGWPDAAELVAAGEVVGAVALIGAGAVAAVISPGLLPLALVAGITPLLATRQVPPAMAAVATTRAVGEAPALFGRLTLRLRIEPNLERAVEFAGGGDTLAGSLQAHARRSRGTPDAGFQSFAAEWGDRAPSIERAAALVVDAAEAPAEARERACERALETVRAGVEERAAAFAGDVRPALTGLYAFGVLLPLALVGVLPAARLAGVRLGVSTLAVLYDVILPGGLITASGWLLARRPVSFPPAPVDSTHPDVPDRRLAASLLGAATGTLAGVVCLVVLPWAAPVGALGVGGGVALVWLFAPARELRRELRAVESGIPDALSLVGRRVADGVAVERALEEVADELPGPAGELIEEAVGRLERLGLPVEGGFFGRFGALHDVPSPRARYAGRLFGVAATEGEPAGDALIAAGEHLRELARVERDARRELASITGTLSNTAALFGPLVGGVSVAMVGRLPDAGRSVRGTAAGTATATGTTPASGEAALDIAAIGPVVGLYVLLLAAILTGLATALERGLDRSLIGYRVGIALPTATAAYVAAVVAAGTLL; this is encoded by the coding sequence GTGGACCAGCGCGATGTCGAACGAGTCGTTGTGCGGGTCGCTGCTTCGTGGCCCCGAGGGCCCGAACCACCGTCAGACCTCGTCGAGGCCTGTGACCGCCTCGGGTGGCCGGATGCGGCCGAACTCGTCGCCGCCGGCGAGGTGGTCGGCGCGGTTGCACTCATCGGGGCCGGCGCCGTCGCCGCCGTGATTTCGCCGGGGCTGCTGCCACTCGCGCTCGTGGCCGGTATCACCCCGCTACTCGCCACGCGTCAGGTCCCCCCAGCGATGGCGGCGGTAGCGACGACCCGCGCCGTCGGCGAGGCGCCCGCCCTGTTCGGCCGTCTGACGTTGCGACTCCGAATCGAGCCGAATCTGGAGCGGGCCGTCGAGTTCGCCGGCGGCGGCGACACCCTCGCAGGTTCCTTGCAGGCGCACGCCCGTCGGTCCCGCGGGACGCCGGACGCGGGGTTCCAGTCGTTCGCGGCCGAGTGGGGTGACCGCGCCCCGAGCATCGAGCGGGCGGCCGCATTGGTCGTCGACGCTGCCGAGGCGCCGGCCGAGGCACGCGAACGGGCGTGTGAACGGGCGCTGGAGACGGTCCGCGCTGGGGTCGAGGAACGCGCCGCTGCCTTCGCCGGCGACGTACGGCCGGCGTTGACGGGGCTTTACGCGTTCGGCGTGTTGCTGCCGCTCGCGCTCGTCGGCGTGCTTCCGGCAGCGAGACTCGCCGGCGTAAGACTCGGTGTCAGCACACTGGCCGTGTTGTACGACGTCATCCTCCCCGGCGGCTTGATCACAGCGAGTGGCTGGCTGCTCGCCCGGCGGCCGGTCTCCTTCCCACCGGCGCCGGTCGACAGCACACATCCGGACGTTCCCGACCGTCGGTTGGCGGCCAGCCTGCTCGGAGCGGCGACAGGGACACTCGCCGGTGTCGTTTGTCTGGTCGTCCTCCCGTGGGCAGCACCGGTCGGTGCGCTCGGTGTCGGTGGCGGCGTGGCGCTCGTGTGGCTGTTCGCTCCGGCGAGGGAACTCCGACGCGAACTCCGCGCGGTCGAGTCCGGCATACCGGACGCGCTCTCGCTGGTCGGGCGGCGTGTCGCGGACGGGGTGGCGGTCGAGCGGGCGCTCGAAGAGGTCGCCGACGAACTGCCGGGGCCTGCAGGCGAGTTGATCGAGGAGGCAGTCGGACGGCTGGAGCGACTGGGACTGCCCGTCGAGGGCGGGTTCTTCGGTCGGTTCGGCGCGCTGCATGACGTACCGAGCCCACGGGCCCGCTACGCCGGTCGGCTGTTCGGTGTCGCCGCGACGGAAGGGGAACCGGCGGGTGACGCCCTGATCGCGGCCGGCGAGCACCTGCGGGAACTCGCGCGAGTCGAACGCGACGCGCGCCGCGAACTGGCGTCCATCACCGGGACGCTGTCGAACACGGCCGCCCTCTTCGGCCCGCTCGTCGGCGGCGTGTCGGTGGCGATGGTGGGTCGGCTCCCCGACGCCGGCCGCTCGGTCCGTGGCACGGCTGCGGGGACAGCGACAGCCACCGGGACGACGCCCGCTTCCGGCGAGGCGGCACTCGACATCGCGGCTATCGGTCCAGTCGTCGGCCTGTACGTCCTCTTGCTGGCAGCCATTCTGACCGGGCTGGCAACCGCGTTGGAACGCGGTCTCGACCGCTCGCTGATCGGCTACCGGGTCGGTATCGCGCTCCCGACGGCGACGGCGGCGTACGTCGCGGCGGTCGTCGCCGCCGGGACGCTGCTCTGA
- a CDS encoding ATPase, T2SS/T4P/T4SS family, giving the protein MSLFTRAPEEACRCRASFVEVGGTGVEDRVELRVDADGCSGGGDLASSSPCRGTVVDALADRDADAVRSRSGGYERWYADDAVALLTAAGRFVALASHHDDAIAATARTDPLAAAHEAAGRAGPIGRLAGETGLAAGAECVDDDDVFRSHGGPVIARCRVDHRSPAGARLRDTEPIPTGGTVRRYALGTESPTGDDSLYHLTPASASFDPEAFELLDEAASWLADAGGSGAFGPARAVRAVADDGRPVEALTETLRKHTRGVGVLADLFADARVSDVYITAPVTATPVRVVVDDETMPTNVRLTPEGVTTLASRVRRASGRAFSRASPQVDAGIPVGPPGEQEQVRVAGVTRPLSPGTGFALRRHDATPWTLPRLVATGSLSARAAALLSLAVERGAAGLVAGARGAGKTTTLGALLWALPRRTRTVLIEDTPELPAAALQAAGRDVQALSVARGDGATGETTPDSALRTALRLGEGALVVGEVRGEEAGTLYEAMRVGAASGTVLGTVHGDGAEAIRTRMTEDLGVKESAFGATGFVLTVADTDRGRRAVALEEVEAVDGGTDIQPLFTLDDRGDLTPTGRLDRGESSLLAGMSTPDERYTDVLARLRERADHLRSLADDGVVRPSTIRAERMERGAGVERMTEEGVGTW; this is encoded by the coding sequence ATGTCACTGTTCACGCGGGCACCTGAGGAGGCGTGTCGCTGCCGAGCGTCGTTCGTCGAGGTCGGAGGAACGGGCGTCGAGGACCGCGTTGAACTCCGTGTGGACGCCGACGGCTGCTCGGGAGGTGGCGATCTCGCATCGTCGTCGCCCTGCCGCGGGACCGTCGTCGACGCGCTGGCGGACCGGGACGCCGACGCCGTCCGCAGCCGATCGGGCGGCTACGAGCGCTGGTACGCCGACGACGCGGTGGCGCTCCTCACCGCTGCCGGGCGCTTCGTTGCGCTGGCGAGCCACCACGACGACGCCATCGCCGCGACGGCGCGAACCGACCCGCTGGCGGCGGCACACGAGGCCGCCGGGCGAGCGGGTCCGATTGGTCGACTCGCCGGGGAAACGGGTCTCGCCGCCGGTGCCGAGTGCGTGGACGATGACGACGTGTTCCGCTCCCACGGCGGCCCCGTGATCGCTCGCTGTCGAGTCGACCACCGATCACCCGCCGGGGCGCGACTCCGTGATACCGAACCGATCCCGACGGGGGGAACGGTCAGGCGGTACGCGTTGGGCACGGAGTCACCCACGGGTGACGACTCACTCTACCACCTCACACCGGCCTCGGCGTCGTTCGACCCGGAGGCGTTCGAACTACTCGACGAGGCGGCGTCGTGGCTCGCCGACGCCGGGGGCTCCGGAGCGTTCGGGCCGGCGAGAGCCGTCCGGGCAGTCGCCGACGACGGGCGCCCCGTCGAGGCACTTACCGAAACACTCCGGAAACACACCCGCGGAGTGGGCGTGCTGGCGGACCTGTTCGCCGACGCTCGCGTCTCGGATGTCTACATCACCGCTCCCGTGACGGCGACGCCGGTCCGGGTCGTCGTCGACGACGAGACGATGCCGACGAACGTGCGGCTCACGCCGGAGGGCGTCACGACGCTGGCCTCACGGGTTCGGCGGGCGAGCGGCCGCGCGTTCTCGCGGGCGAGTCCGCAGGTCGACGCCGGGATTCCGGTTGGTCCACCCGGGGAGCAAGAGCAGGTTCGCGTGGCAGGCGTGACCCGACCGCTCTCTCCGGGTACGGGGTTCGCGCTCCGGCGCCACGACGCGACGCCGTGGACGCTGCCCCGGCTCGTGGCGACTGGCTCGCTCTCGGCGCGTGCGGCCGCGCTGCTCTCACTCGCCGTCGAGCGGGGCGCCGCCGGACTCGTCGCGGGCGCCCGAGGTGCCGGGAAGACGACCACGCTCGGTGCGCTTCTCTGGGCGCTCCCACGGCGAACGCGGACGGTGTTGATCGAGGACACGCCCGAACTCCCGGCCGCGGCGCTGCAGGCGGCGGGCCGCGACGTGCAGGCACTCAGCGTCGCGCGCGGCGACGGCGCCACCGGCGAGACGACACCCGATTCGGCGCTCCGGACGGCGCTCCGGTTAGGCGAGGGCGCCCTCGTCGTCGGCGAGGTGAGGGGCGAGGAGGCCGGAACGCTGTACGAGGCGATGCGGGTCGGCGCCGCATCGGGGACGGTGCTCGGAACGGTCCACGGCGACGGTGCCGAGGCGATCCGAACCCGGATGACCGAGGACCTCGGCGTGAAGGAGTCGGCGTTCGGGGCGACGGGGTTCGTTCTCACCGTGGCCGACACCGACCGTGGTCGCCGCGCCGTCGCCCTCGAGGAAGTAGAGGCGGTCGACGGTGGAACCGATATCCAGCCGTTGTTCACGCTCGACGACCGCGGGGACCTCACCCCGACGGGTCGGCTCGACCGTGGGGAAAGCAGTCTGCTCGCCGGGATGTCGACACCGGACGAGCGTTACACGGACGTACTGGCACGACTTCGCGAGCGGGCCGACCACTTGCGTTCGCTCGCCGACGACGGCGTAGTCCGGCCCTCGACGATCCGCGCAGAACGGATGGAACGGGGCGCTGGAGTGGAGAGGATGACCGAGGAGGGGGTGGGAACGTGGTAG